A region of uncultured Anaeromusa sp. DNA encodes the following proteins:
- a CDS encoding 3-deoxy-D-manno-octulosonic acid transferase, translating into MMVVYRVFLFVVLVVFLIPAFLVRLVKEKNFGTRFCQSLGFIPESILKAYADKNSFWVHAASAGELRAAVPVIKELKNQFPQMPVLMSVVSVNGYLMAKQLFPEENNVIFIFPDLPFRLPALIKKIKPQMFILVESEMWPNFLWNASQADIPVVLINGRISEKNWGLYRKVFSLFPHVLTAINRFCMQSAADAERLIGLGADASRVFLTGNTKFDQNDALSRTNECDVWPMNFGEPVIIAGSTHPGEEKYILAAFVAVQKRFPQARLVLAPRDIRRTKEVTDLVVEYGLKATTRTSDEAMDPNVQVLIMDTIGELSSVYRMGDIVFVGGSLVPKGGHNILEPAIYGKPIIVGPHMFNFKDIHALFTQYDACVTVHEPEELAATIIDLLNNKDRAEELGQNALHIMEKNQGATALTIQHIKEVVLEKTTH; encoded by the coding sequence ATGATGGTTGTATATCGCGTTTTCTTGTTTGTAGTACTAGTGGTTTTTCTTATACCTGCATTTTTAGTCAGGCTAGTAAAAGAGAAGAATTTTGGGACAAGGTTTTGTCAAAGCTTAGGCTTTATTCCAGAATCCATTCTAAAAGCATATGCGGATAAAAACAGTTTTTGGGTACATGCCGCCTCGGCAGGAGAACTACGTGCGGCGGTTCCAGTTATAAAAGAATTGAAAAATCAATTCCCGCAAATGCCTGTCTTGATGTCCGTTGTCAGTGTTAATGGATATCTAATGGCAAAACAGCTGTTTCCTGAAGAAAACAATGTCATTTTCATTTTTCCGGATTTGCCATTTAGGCTGCCTGCTTTAATCAAAAAAATTAAACCGCAAATGTTTATTCTGGTAGAATCAGAAATGTGGCCGAACTTCTTGTGGAATGCGTCCCAAGCCGATATTCCTGTGGTGTTGATTAACGGACGGATTAGTGAGAAAAATTGGGGATTATATCGGAAGGTTTTCTCTCTGTTTCCGCATGTGCTAACGGCGATTAATCGGTTTTGCATGCAATCTGCTGCGGATGCCGAGCGACTTATTGGGCTTGGCGCAGACGCATCACGCGTTTTTCTAACAGGTAATACGAAATTTGACCAGAATGATGCTCTTTCAAGAACCAACGAGTGCGATGTTTGGCCGATGAATTTCGGCGAGCCTGTTATTATTGCGGGGAGTACGCATCCAGGTGAAGAAAAATATATACTTGCTGCGTTTGTTGCAGTGCAAAAGCGGTTTCCGCAGGCGCGGCTGGTCCTTGCCCCCAGAGATATCAGAAGAACGAAAGAAGTTACTGACTTGGTCGTCGAATATGGCTTGAAGGCAACAACCCGCACAAGTGACGAAGCCATGGATCCGAATGTTCAGGTACTAATTATGGATACCATAGGAGAGCTAAGCTCCGTGTATCGTATGGGAGATATTGTTTTTGTAGGAGGAAGCCTCGTTCCCAAAGGCGGCCATAATATACTGGAACCGGCAATATACGGCAAGCCGATTATTGTGGGGCCTCATATGTTTAATTTTAAAGACATACATGCATTGTTTACTCAATACGATGCGTGCGTAACGGTGCATGAACCAGAAGAGTTGGCGGCGACGATTATAGATCTGCTGAACAATAAGGATAGAGCAGAAGAACTTGGCCAAAATGCGTTGCATATTATGGAGAAAAATCAGGGAGCAACCGCACTTACGATTCAGCATATAAAAGAAGTCGTGCTAGAAAAAACTACACACTAA
- the fabF gene encoding beta-ketoacyl-ACP synthase II: MNRRVVITGMGAVSSFGCGADRLWQSIKQGKSGISRIERVDVSDLPTQVGAEVRDFDPGQFLEKKELKRMDRFAQFALAATQMALEDAQIDLAAVNKERIGAMVGTGIGGIESIEEQHSVLLEKGPSRISPFLVPMMLPNMAAGLIAIKYGIKGFTECTVSACASSTNAIGDAYKIIQRNDADMMIAGGTEASITRLALAGFCAMKAMTTNPDAATASRPFDLERDGFVLGEGAGILFIEELEHALQRGAAIIAEIVGYGCTNDAFHITAPPEGGAGAAHCMKLALADAQIQPEAIGYINAHGTSTPLGDKFETSAIKTVFQQHAYELAVSSTKSMTGHLLGAAGAMEAIITASALKDGFLPPTINYKTSDPKCDLDYVPNEGKPAALSYALSNSFGFGGHNATLVLKAF, from the coding sequence ATGAATAGACGGGTAGTCATTACAGGAATGGGAGCGGTGTCTTCCTTCGGGTGCGGTGCAGACCGGCTTTGGCAGTCCATTAAGCAGGGGAAAAGCGGGATTAGTAGAATTGAGAGGGTAGATGTGTCCGACCTGCCTACGCAAGTAGGGGCAGAGGTGCGGGATTTTGATCCCGGCCAGTTCTTAGAAAAGAAAGAACTAAAACGCATGGATCGCTTTGCGCAGTTTGCCCTGGCGGCCACGCAGATGGCGCTGGAGGATGCCCAGATCGATCTGGCTGCGGTCAACAAAGAGCGTATCGGGGCGATGGTTGGAACCGGCATTGGCGGCATTGAGTCCATCGAAGAGCAGCACAGCGTGCTGTTAGAAAAAGGGCCCAGCCGGATTAGTCCCTTTTTGGTGCCGATGATGCTGCCCAATATGGCGGCGGGGCTCATTGCCATCAAATATGGAATTAAGGGCTTCACCGAATGTACGGTTTCCGCCTGTGCGTCTTCGACCAACGCCATTGGCGACGCGTATAAAATCATCCAACGAAATGATGCAGACATGATGATTGCCGGTGGAACGGAAGCCTCCATTACCCGCTTGGCGCTGGCAGGCTTTTGCGCCATGAAAGCCATGACGACCAATCCCGATGCCGCCACCGCGTCCAGACCGTTTGACTTGGAGAGGGACGGATTCGTGCTTGGAGAAGGAGCCGGTATTCTCTTTATCGAAGAACTAGAGCATGCTTTGCAGCGGGGCGCGGCGATTATCGCCGAAATCGTAGGCTATGGCTGCACGAATGACGCCTTCCATATTACCGCTCCGCCGGAAGGGGGCGCGGGCGCCGCCCATTGCATGAAACTGGCGCTGGCGGATGCGCAGATACAGCCGGAGGCCATTGGCTATATTAACGCGCATGGCACCTCCACGCCCTTGGGGGATAAATTTGAAACCAGCGCGATCAAAACCGTATTTCAACAGCATGCCTATGAGCTGGCGGTAAGCTCCACCAAATCCATGACCGGTCATTTGCTGGGAGCCGCCGGAGCCATGGAGGCCATCATCACCGCCTCGGCCTTGAAGGACGGCTTCTTGCCACCCACCATCAACTACAAGACCAGCGATCCGAAATGTGATTTAGACTACGTTCCTAACGAAGGAAAACCGGCGGCGCTGTCCTATGCGTTGTCCAATTCCTTTGGCTTTGGCGGGCATAATGCAACACTGGTACTAAAAGCGTTTTAA
- a CDS encoding DNA cytosine methyltransferase: MTSKTIIGIDLFSGAGGMSLGAESAGITVTHSVEVDKYAVETYKANHPNTNVINRDIREIAEISINNSGNEIVLFGGAPCQGFSTSNRRTNNRSNETNWLYKEFVRILKLLTPQWVVFENVTGMLELESGAFFNEVLADFNATGYTCSYAILKASDFGVPQKRSRLFIVGSRVGKKVNLEPARIAPVTTVRDALSDLPQLCNGSNIDILPYAQESDNSYAELMRQGLTECSGHLVSRNADYILKRYEYIKQGENWTSIPPELMGNYADVSRCHTGVYHRLREDDVSVVIGNYRKNMLIHPRYNRGLSVREAARLQSFPDSYVFKGSIGYQQQQVGNAVPPLLAKHVFQTIVNEV; the protein is encoded by the coding sequence TTGACTTCAAAAACAATAATTGGTATTGATCTTTTTTCTGGTGCAGGGGGAATGTCTCTTGGTGCTGAGTCTGCCGGCATAACAGTGACGCACTCAGTTGAAGTAGATAAATATGCAGTAGAAACATATAAAGCAAATCATCCAAATACAAATGTAATTAATAGAGATATACGTGAAATTGCTGAAATATCTATAAATAATTCTGGCAATGAGATAGTTCTTTTTGGAGGAGCTCCTTGCCAAGGCTTTTCAACATCTAATCGGCGTACCAATAATCGTTCAAATGAAACTAATTGGTTGTATAAAGAATTTGTCAGAATATTAAAACTTTTAACTCCGCAGTGGGTTGTGTTTGAAAATGTTACAGGAATGCTTGAACTGGAGTCTGGGGCTTTTTTTAATGAAGTGCTCGCTGATTTTAATGCTACTGGTTACACATGCTCATATGCGATTCTAAAAGCGTCTGATTTTGGAGTGCCGCAGAAGAGGAGTCGGCTGTTTATTGTAGGATCGAGGGTTGGGAAAAAGGTTAATCTTGAGCCTGCAAGAATTGCACCAGTGACTACGGTGCGTGATGCGCTTTCAGATTTGCCTCAACTTTGCAATGGCTCTAATATTGATATTCTACCATATGCACAAGAAAGTGATAATAGCTATGCCGAGCTTATGCGGCAGGGGTTAACCGAGTGTTCCGGACATTTAGTATCTCGAAATGCTGATTATATTTTGAAAAGATATGAATATATTAAACAAGGGGAAAATTGGACTTCGATTCCACCGGAACTTATGGGAAATTATGCTGATGTATCACGTTGCCATACAGGAGTTTATCATAGGTTGCGCGAGGATGACGTCTCTGTTGTAATAGGAAACTATCGGAAAAATATGTTGATTCATCCAAGATATAATCGGGGACTATCTGTGCGCGAAGCAGCTCGATTGCAATCTTTCCCCGATAGCTACGTATTTAAAGGCAGTATAGGTTATCAACAGCAACAAGTTGGAAATGCAGTTCCACCTTTATTGGCAAAGCATGTATTCCAAACTATCGTAAATGAGGTTTGA
- a CDS encoding IS3 family transposase: MHDNRFKYAVLEICRVVEVSRSGYYAWVKAGCPQAHAKDAVLVAAIRQIERENDGNYGVQKVYEELREERNISIGRSKVQRLMHENGIRAQIKSKYKPQTTKSDPTAKAFPNLLNQNFDVTEVNKVWLADITYIKVGGKWSYVAAVLDLARRKIVGWSIGTRPTASLACQALKIALAKEKPTRGLIHHSDQGSQYTSKEYKELLTEHQIIGSMSRKGNPYDNAPMESFFRLLKVEHVKKRSFSSMNQAATSIGSWMDYYNIRRRHSALGGMSPLMYEVRRNQPFNVSA, from the coding sequence ATCCATGATAACCGCTTCAAGTATGCTGTTCTGGAGATATGCCGCGTCGTGGAAGTTTCAAGAAGCGGTTATTATGCTTGGGTAAAAGCTGGGTGCCCTCAAGCGCATGCCAAAGATGCCGTGCTAGTGGCGGCGATTCGCCAAATCGAACGCGAAAATGATGGAAACTACGGTGTTCAAAAAGTGTATGAAGAGCTCCGGGAAGAAAGAAACATTTCTATTGGACGCAGCAAAGTTCAGCGGCTTATGCATGAAAACGGGATTAGAGCACAGATAAAAAGCAAATATAAACCGCAAACAACCAAATCGGATCCTACTGCAAAAGCCTTCCCTAATTTACTGAATCAAAACTTTGACGTTACGGAAGTTAACAAGGTATGGTTAGCCGATATTACGTATATCAAAGTGGGTGGTAAATGGTCGTATGTGGCAGCCGTATTGGACTTGGCTCGACGAAAAATAGTGGGTTGGTCTATTGGCACGCGTCCTACGGCTAGCTTAGCCTGCCAGGCGCTTAAAATAGCGCTGGCGAAGGAAAAACCAACCCGAGGATTGATCCACCACTCAGATCAGGGAAGCCAATATACGTCCAAAGAATATAAGGAACTGCTCACAGAACACCAAATTATTGGTAGTATGAGCCGCAAGGGTAATCCCTACGATAATGCGCCTATGGAATCCTTTTTCCGCTTACTCAAAGTAGAGCACGTTAAGAAACGATCTTTTTCGTCAATGAACCAAGCAGCTACAAGTATTGGGAGTTGGATGGATTACTATAATATACGCAGACGGCATAGCGCATTAGGAGGCATGTCTCCGTTAATGTATGAGGTTCGGAGGAATCAGCCGTTTAACGTGTCCGCGTAA
- a CDS encoding PDDEXK nuclease domain-containing protein, which produces MSLLIDDNEYIKTIEAIKQDIKAAQYKAVLSVNSTLVLLYYHIGQVINEYKSWGNKFVDNLSRDIKLEFPAAKGYSVRNLKYMSKLAAVFPDRVIVQEVLAQLPWYQNITLLDKIKDRDIHIWYAKKAIENAWSRNVLVHQIESKLYERQVLADKVSNFDYRLPAPQGELAQQTMKDPYIFDFITFKEDMIERDIEEALVKNVTRLLLELGKGFAFLGNQYHLNVGGDDFYIDLLFYNLNLRCYVVIELKTGAFKPEYAGQLNFYLSAVDGMLKKEMDNPSVGLLLCKSKNDLVAEYSLKDMSKPIGVSEYRVTSDLPEELKEQLPSIEDIQSRMK; this is translated from the coding sequence ATGTCATTGCTTATAGATGATAATGAGTATATAAAGACGATTGAGGCTATAAAGCAAGATATTAAAGCAGCGCAGTATAAAGCCGTATTAAGTGTTAATAGTACGCTTGTATTGTTGTATTATCACATCGGTCAGGTTATCAATGAATATAAATCATGGGGAAATAAATTTGTTGACAATTTATCACGGGACATAAAGCTGGAATTTCCAGCGGCGAAAGGCTATTCTGTTCGTAATTTAAAATATATGTCCAAGCTTGCAGCTGTGTTTCCAGATCGTGTAATTGTGCAAGAGGTCCTTGCACAATTACCATGGTATCAAAATATTACTCTTTTAGACAAAATCAAAGATCGGGACATTCATATATGGTATGCGAAAAAAGCCATTGAAAATGCTTGGTCGCGTAATGTTCTAGTACATCAAATCGAGAGTAAACTTTATGAACGGCAGGTGCTTGCTGATAAGGTTTCGAATTTTGATTATCGCCTGCCAGCTCCTCAGGGTGAGCTGGCACAGCAGACAATGAAAGATCCCTATATATTTGACTTTATAACATTTAAGGAAGATATGATTGAAAGAGATATTGAAGAAGCGCTGGTCAAAAATGTTACTCGGCTGCTTTTGGAACTGGGAAAAGGTTTTGCATTTTTGGGCAATCAATACCATCTTAATGTTGGTGGAGACGACTTTTACATAGACCTGCTTTTTTACAATCTGAATCTGCGTTGTTATGTTGTCATTGAATTGAAGACAGGCGCTTTTAAACCGGAATATGCAGGTCAATTAAATTTTTATCTATCGGCAGTGGATGGGATGCTTAAAAAAGAAATGGATAATCCTTCTGTGGGCCTCTTACTATGTAAGAGCAAAAATGATTTGGTCGCCGAATATTCTCTCAAGGATATGAGCAAGCCAATCGGTGTAAGCGAATATAGAGTTACTAGTGATCTTCCAGAGGAATTAAAAGAACAGTTACCATCTATTGAAGATATCCAGAGCCGAATGAAATAA
- a CDS encoding helix-turn-helix domain-containing protein — MVDMKEIVAACVNYIEDNIYTKITMDDIAGQAGISKYHLHRMFKSLTGESLMDYVHSRKLSASINELIHTNMRIIDIALEYGFDYEQSYIRAFRKKFGHTPLKVRVENLSFIITEKLNVHDILSVNNSIIYKPFFVYKPKMYLIGQQHKIVSKSGDRTANAYGNDFYYHHKQKIINAVNPAVYFGYTDWGSNDEGYIYYTPSLEVPDLSHIPEGMNGITIPAHKYVAFRFVGFFHPNDINGRQVGRLLVHMYSKWIFQSGFQFADTFRFEYIDTSLSKDNYCELDIYQPIMEHDRNGAGE; from the coding sequence ATGGTAGATATGAAAGAGATCGTAGCGGCCTGCGTGAATTACATCGAAGACAATATCTATACGAAGATTACCATGGATGATATCGCCGGACAGGCAGGCATCTCCAAATACCATTTGCACCGGATGTTTAAATCCTTAACCGGCGAATCCTTGATGGACTACGTTCATTCACGGAAGCTCTCCGCCAGTATCAATGAACTGATTCATACCAACATGCGCATCATTGATATTGCCCTGGAATACGGCTTCGATTATGAGCAATCCTATATACGGGCCTTTCGGAAGAAGTTTGGCCATACGCCCCTCAAAGTGCGCGTAGAAAATCTATCCTTCATTATTACGGAAAAGCTGAATGTGCATGATATCTTGTCCGTCAACAACTCGATTATCTACAAGCCCTTCTTTGTGTATAAGCCCAAGATGTACCTGATTGGCCAGCAGCATAAGATCGTCAGCAAATCAGGAGACCGCACCGCCAACGCCTACGGCAACGACTTCTATTACCACCACAAACAAAAAATCATCAACGCCGTCAATCCCGCCGTCTACTTCGGTTATACCGACTGGGGCTCCAACGACGAAGGCTATATCTACTATACCCCCTCGCTGGAGGTGCCGGATCTGTCGCACATCCCCGAAGGCATGAACGGCATTACCATCCCGGCTCATAAATACGTAGCCTTTCGCTTTGTCGGCTTCTTTCATCCCAACGACATCAATGGCCGCCAAGTGGGCCGCTTGCTCGTCCACATGTACTCCAAATGGATCTTCCAGTCCGGCTTCCAGTTTGCCGACACCTTTCGCTTTGAGTACATCGATACGTCCCTGTCAAAAGACAACTACTGCGAGCTGGATATCTACCAGCCCATTATGGAACACGACCGGAACGGAGCGGGCGAGTGA
- a CDS encoding diguanylate cyclase has protein sequence MLVIQMNLFMVLLLSLVAVHAFSKLQRRGNADHRVFLALLVLTMVMLVLEIFSVVLNSPAFIGFITVHKLVDMIGFTLTPLVPIFALLFIRAKTGSCKNINRKIVLWLGVPLFVNTILSIGSFHFNWIFTITNENAYLRGPLWFVSPLASYFYYAANLLLLYKAREKLHREELFMLSLLILSPGVLSVFQLYFFVYLTLWNSIAIAVVVNYILIVQSQIKIDPLTRLGNRAAYDEQLEILSRKENLVLTVVNIDLDNFKTINDAFGHQEGDKVLKLFAEHIKEVFAGKGVSIRLGGDEFIILVNENRREVVETYIKTLKGSMKAYNENSCIPYQVKFSYGMAIFNSSYKDVHELVRYSDKLMYQEKNKRTAKHQ, from the coding sequence ATGCTTGTTATTCAGATGAATCTTTTCATGGTCCTATTACTATCGCTTGTTGCAGTTCATGCTTTTTCTAAGCTCCAGAGAAGAGGTAATGCGGACCACCGGGTGTTTTTGGCGCTGCTAGTACTAACAATGGTTATGCTGGTGTTGGAAATTTTCAGCGTAGTGTTGAATTCGCCTGCCTTTATCGGCTTTATAACCGTACACAAATTGGTTGATATGATTGGATTTACATTGACGCCGCTGGTACCAATTTTTGCACTGCTATTCATTCGTGCCAAAACAGGCAGCTGCAAAAATATAAATAGAAAGATTGTTTTGTGGCTGGGCGTGCCTCTTTTCGTAAATACGATTCTATCAATAGGCAGCTTTCATTTTAACTGGATATTTACGATAACCAATGAAAATGCATATCTGAGGGGACCTCTGTGGTTTGTCTCGCCACTGGCAAGTTATTTTTATTATGCTGCAAACCTACTGCTATTATATAAAGCTCGCGAGAAGCTCCATCGGGAAGAGCTATTCATGCTTAGCTTGCTTATACTCAGCCCCGGGGTGTTGTCTGTCTTTCAATTATATTTCTTTGTGTATTTGACGCTTTGGAATAGCATCGCGATTGCCGTTGTTGTTAACTATATTCTTATTGTACAGAGTCAAATAAAGATTGATCCGCTAACACGCTTGGGTAACCGTGCAGCCTATGATGAACAGCTTGAAATCCTAAGTCGCAAAGAAAATCTTGTTCTAACCGTGGTGAATATTGATCTGGATAACTTTAAAACGATCAATGATGCCTTTGGACATCAGGAAGGCGATAAAGTGCTGAAACTATTCGCTGAGCACATAAAAGAAGTATTCGCTGGAAAGGGAGTTTCTATTCGCTTAGGCGGCGATGAGTTTATCATCTTGGTTAATGAAAACCGAAGGGAAGTCGTAGAGACGTATATAAAAACCCTCAAAGGAAGCATGAAAGCATACAATGAAAATAGCTGCATTCCTTATCAAGTTAAATTTAGCTATGGCATGGCTATCTTCAACAGCTCGTATAAGGATGTGCATGAACTCGTTCGGTATAGTGACAAGCTCATGTATCAAGAAAAGAATAAGCGAACTGCAAAGCACCAATAA
- a CDS encoding transposase — translation MKSKQFDAEFKKDIVKLYLNGSRSCESLANEIGIHQNTVYKWIRLYNEDPEHAFPGSGNLKPDEDELRKANRRIHELENEIAILKQAAVYFAKNSR, via the coding sequence ATGAAAAGCAAACAGTTTGATGCAGAGTTTAAAAAAGACATTGTAAAGCTATACCTGAATGGAAGCCGGAGTTGTGAAAGTTTAGCTAACGAGATAGGTATTCATCAAAATACAGTTTACAAGTGGATTCGCCTGTACAATGAAGATCCAGAGCATGCCTTTCCGGGATCAGGAAACCTAAAACCAGATGAAGACGAGCTGAGAAAAGCCAATCGCCGCATTCACGAATTGGAAAACGAGATTGCTATTTTAAAGCAGGCAGCGGTGTACTTCGCAAAGAACAGCCGGTAA
- a CDS encoding FRG domain-containing protein, with amino-acid sequence MHKENFEKYGIHTNSDLEDFNDEESNEYYKRWKDIIVSPYYKQTLTALEQHYGLQTLGLDVTFDLGVAFFFATNQFVKKSNGKATFVPKDDFKESVVYCFRFSSPAVYKTNWLIDKIDIFSHIPPIRPLRQTCALPFFHFTEINAAAANISIKIALDKNFDMTGIPEARNLFPDSDEDLFYKELLRMKKKSPEFFADIVEYEF; translated from the coding sequence ATGCATAAAGAAAACTTTGAAAAATATGGGATTCATACAAACTCTGATTTAGAAGATTTCAATGATGAGGAGAGTAATGAATATTATAAGCGGTGGAAAGATATAATTGTGTCACCTTATTATAAGCAAACGCTAACAGCTCTTGAGCAACACTATGGATTGCAAACTCTCGGGTTAGATGTTACGTTCGATTTGGGGGTAGCATTTTTCTTTGCAACCAATCAATTTGTCAAAAAAAGTAATGGGAAAGCTACTTTTGTACCTAAAGATGATTTTAAAGAATCTGTAGTATATTGTTTCAGATTTTCTAGTCCGGCAGTTTATAAGACTAATTGGTTAATTGATAAAATAGATATTTTTTCACATATTCCTCCTATCAGGCCACTTAGGCAAACTTGTGCATTGCCATTTTTCCATTTCACTGAGATAAATGCTGCAGCTGCAAACATATCCATTAAAATTGCATTAGATAAAAATTTTGATATGACTGGAATACCAGAAGCAAGGAATTTGTTTCCAGATAGTGATGAGGATTTATTTTATAAGGAATTGTTAAGGATGAAAAAAAAATCACCTGAATTTTTTGCGGACATTGTGGAATATGAATTTTAA
- a CDS encoding TetR/AcrR family transcriptional regulator: MARGGTKDRIKQVALVLFAKDGYEATSMEQIAKGVGIKKSSLYAFIKSKELLFWELYEELESKYLNYMQELFASSETMLADARLLFLFKRYLLFYHASGVQEDMAARDFWIRVMFFPPTSFKEKIMARALGYEQELGKKYIEIILEGMTQGTIKKDNPEDLLISFYSLRQGLYSLMTVFMEGMKKEEKEERIDKVWQNFWQGIKA, translated from the coding sequence ATGGCACGTGGAGGCACTAAAGATAGGATAAAACAAGTAGCTCTTGTTCTTTTTGCGAAAGATGGTTATGAAGCAACAAGCATGGAACAAATTGCAAAGGGAGTAGGAATAAAAAAATCGTCGCTATATGCTTTTATTAAAAGTAAAGAGCTATTGTTTTGGGAACTATATGAAGAGCTTGAAAGCAAGTATTTGAATTATATGCAGGAGCTTTTTGCAAGTTCCGAAACGATGCTGGCGGACGCTCGGTTACTGTTCCTATTTAAGCGATATCTATTGTTCTATCATGCATCTGGTGTACAAGAAGACATGGCGGCCAGAGATTTTTGGATTCGTGTTATGTTTTTTCCACCAACAAGTTTTAAGGAGAAAATTATGGCGCGAGCCCTAGGGTATGAGCAAGAATTAGGGAAAAAATATATTGAGATCATATTAGAAGGCATGACGCAAGGAACGATAAAAAAAGACAACCCGGAAGACCTTTTAATTTCGTTTTACAGTTTGCGTCAAGGGTTATATTCGTTGATGACAGTATTTATGGAGGGCATGAAAAAAGAAGAGAAAGAAGAACGGATAGATAAAGTTTGGCAGAATTTTTGGCAAGGAATTAAAGCCTAA
- a CDS encoding SAM-dependent methyltransferase, with amino-acid sequence MNNREKPKVSTTAIGTCIMRATSYYEDSSYYKSDDFIAPQMIPAGMKVAVKYKFLRNILKKTIFKVPGIYEYVIARTKFIDAVFNASLENIEQVVLLGAGFDSRAIRFKQQLENVKIFELDSLATQQAKLDKLQKMEVAVPSNVNYIAIDFNRESMAGKLAQANFQKNKTCLFLLEGLTYYLEKEAIESTMQMISDHCAQGSRLVFDYADAAIAKQIMDVDEEGIKRLQRDLAKVGETPDFLMEETIQDYLRKYNFSVIEEASSAELANRYFKQNDFLLNAQRFKLVSAVKR; translated from the coding sequence ATGAACAACAGAGAAAAACCAAAAGTTTCTACTACGGCAATAGGTACTTGTATTATGCGTGCTACATCCTATTACGAAGACAGCTCTTATTATAAGAGCGATGATTTTATTGCGCCGCAAATGATTCCCGCTGGTATGAAAGTAGCAGTAAAGTATAAGTTCTTGCGTAATATCTTGAAAAAAACAATATTTAAAGTGCCGGGTATCTATGAGTATGTAATCGCTAGAACAAAATTTATTGATGCTGTATTCAATGCTTCCTTGGAGAATATAGAACAAGTTGTGCTTTTGGGCGCAGGGTTTGATTCCAGGGCTATCCGCTTTAAACAGCAACTGGAAAATGTAAAAATATTTGAGTTGGACTCTTTAGCAACACAACAAGCTAAACTGGATAAACTTCAAAAAATGGAAGTGGCTGTTCCGAGCAATGTCAATTATATTGCTATCGATTTTAATCGAGAATCAATGGCGGGAAAATTAGCGCAAGCCAACTTTCAGAAGAACAAAACCTGTCTATTCCTCCTAGAAGGGCTAACGTATTATCTTGAAAAAGAAGCCATAGAAAGCACCATGCAAATGATCAGCGATCATTGTGCGCAAGGAAGCAGGCTTGTATTTGACTATGCAGATGCTGCAATTGCTAAACAAATCATGGATGTTGATGAGGAAGGCATAAAACGATTACAACGCGACCTTGCGAAGGTGGGAGAAACTCCAGATTTTCTTATGGAAGAAACTATACAAGACTACTTGCGTAAATACAATTTTTCAGTAATTGAAGAAGCTTCGTCTGCAGAGTTGGCTAATCGCTATTTTAAACAAAACGATTTTCTTCTAAATGCCCAACGATTTAAACTTGTAAGTGCTGTAAAACGGTAG